ACCTCCTCGCCGTACTGGCGCCAGGAGACCCGGTGCCAGATGCCGTACTTCTTGAAGCGGACCGCGAGACGCTCGCCCCCGCGTCTCACCTGTTGGCAGAAAAGATCTGGAAGGGTCCGCGTGGCCGTTGTTGTCATCACCATCGCCTCCGTTTCCGGTAGAGCCGCCATCCTCTCGGGGAGCCCGCGTCGGCGGTCCCGAGTCCCAGATATACCTCCCGGACGTCCTGGTTGGCCTCGAGCTCCTTTGCGCTCCCCTGGAGGACGACCCGCCCCGCCTCCAGGATCGCCGCCTGGTCGGCGATCTTCAGCGCGAGCCGCGCGTTCTGCTCGACGAGGAGGATCGTGGTCCCGGTCCCGCTGATCGTCCGGAGCGCGTCGAAGACCGCCTTGGCGACCTGCGGCGCCAGCCCGAGCGACGGCTCGTCGAGCATCAGGAGTCGTGGCCGCCTGAGCATGGCCCGGCCGAGCGCCAGCATCTGCTGCTCGCCGCCCGACAGGGTTTCCGCCTGCTGCCGGGCCCGCTCCTCCAGGATTGGAAACATGCCGTAGACGAAGTCGAGGTCCCGCTTGATCCCGTCGTCCCGGCGGCCCCAGAGCCCGAGCTCGAGGTTCTCGGCGACGGTGAGTTCCCGGAAGAGACCCCGATCTTCGGGCACGTATACGATGCCGAGGTTGGCGACCGTCTCGGGCGCCCGCCGCTCGATCCGCTGGCCGCGAAACGCGATGGTCCCCTTCTTCGGCTGGTCCTTGAGGAGCCCGGCGAGCGTCTTCAGGAGCGTGGTCTTGCCGGCGCCGTTTGGCCCGAGGACCGCGAAGATCTGCCCCTCCTGCACCTCCAGGGACACGCCGAACAGGGCGTAGATCCGATCGAAGTAGAGCGTCTCGATACTCGAGACCCTGAGGAGCGGCTTGGAGGCCTGGAGATCCGGCATCGTCATTCGCCCAGGTACGCCTTGATCTCCTCGGAGGGGGGCTCCGCCCCCCTTCCGATACCTCCCCCCGAGGGTTGCGCGGGCCGGGTACCCACCGCGGAGCGGTGGGTGCGCGCTCGACTCCGCGCGCCTGCACGCCTGCCGCACCATCGACGGGCTGCCGCGCGGTGCATTTACTCCCCCAGGTACGCCCTGATCACGTCGGGGTGCCGCTTGACCTCCTCCGGGGTCCCCTCCGCCATCTTGACGCCGTGATCCAGCGCGAGCATGCGACTGGCCAGCCGCGACGCCACGCGCAGGTCGTGCTCCACCAGGAGGATCGTGATACCGAGGCGGCCGCGGATCTCATGGATCCAGTACCCGACCTCCTCTTTTTCCTCGGCGGTGAGCCCGGAGACCGGCTCATCCAGGAGCAGTAGCGCCGGCTCCGTGGCCAGTGCCCGGCCCAGCTCGATCTTCTTCTGCACCCCGAAGGGGCAGTCGGCGACCCGACTTTTCCGGTACGGCTCCAGGTTCAGGAACTCGATGATCTCCTCGCAGCGCCGGCGGTGCCGCACCTCCTCGGCGCGCAGCCGCAGGAGCGCCTCGAGGAAGTGCTTCCTGAAGTGGATATGACGGCCCAGCAGCAGGTTGTCGAGGACCGTCATGTTGAGAAACAGCCGGAGGTTCTGGAAAGTCCGGGCGATCCCGCGCCGGGTCACCGCGTCGGGGGAGAGCCGGAGCAGGCTCTCCCCCTTGAAGGTGATCGCCCCCGCGGAGGGGCGATAGATCCCGGTGATGCAGTTGAACAGCGAGGTCTTGCCGGAGCCGTTCGGACCGATCACAGCCAGGGTCTCCCCGTCGATGATCGCCATGGAGACTCCGGCCAGAGCCTTGATCCCGCCGAAGCTCAGCGAGAGGTCCTTGACCTCTAAGAGCCGTCCCATTTAGTAATCGGAGGGGACCTCGACGGCCCCCTCCGAAGCCTCCCCCCTGGATTGCGCGGGCCGGGTACCCGCGCGGAGTACCCACGCCCGGAGGGCGTGGGTCTCGCGGGTGCGCGCTCGAACCCGGGAGGCAGCGGGCACCCGGGGTACCCAGCGAAGCTGGGTCGGGCGGGTCGCGCCGCGCGAGGCCCGAGTCGCAGTTCGAGCGTGGCGGGTTCGGCCATGCCGTGAGGCAGGCCACCCGCCGCGCGAGGCCCGAGTAGATTGCGCCCGCCGGGTACCCGCGGCGAAGCCGCCGGTGGGCGCTCGAACCGCTGCTGTCCCGACGCGCTCCTAGAAGTGCGGCGGGAAGATCTGGTAACCGGTCACCTGAACCAGGTTGCCCTTCTCCGCTCGCATCAGCCGCACGGCGTTCAGGCCGTGGCGGCGGTTCGGGCCGAACGTGATCGGGGCGGTGAGCTTCTCGGGCACGTAGTCCTTGATCGTCTCCATGGCCTCGACGAACGTCTCGCGGGTCAGGTTCCGGCCGGCGCGCTTGAGCCCCTCAACGGCCAGCATCATGGGAACCGCTCCCGCCAGGGCCGTACTCTCCTTTCCCTTCAGCTTGGCCTCGTACTTCAGCAGGATCGCGACGATCTTGTCGGCTTCCGGCTCCCCCACGATGGTGCCGAGCACATTGACATGGGCGCCCTCCCAGAGGTCGCCCAGGAGCCTGAACATGATGTGGTGGTCGCCCATCGGGAACGACGAGACCAGCTTCGGCCGGTACCCGACCTTCGTCATCTCCTTGATCAGGTTGGCGCCGTGGGTGATCGTCGAGTAGAAGATGACCGTGTCGGCGGCTGAGTCCTTGACCTTCAGGGCGTGGGTCCCCATCTCGCGGTCGGTCAGCTCGTAGGAGACCTCGGCGACAATCGAGCCCTTGCCGCCGAGCCCCCGGAGGCCCTTCTTCACGCCCTCGAGCCCGCCCTTGCCGTACTCGTCGTTCTGGAAGAAGACCGCGATCTTCTTGGCGCCTAGCTTGTTCACGGCGTGGGTGACCAGGAAGTCCCCCTCGTCGACGTAGTCTGGG
This window of the Candidatus Rokuibacteriota bacterium genome carries:
- a CDS encoding ABC transporter ATP-binding protein, coding for MPDLQASKPLLRVSSIETLYFDRIYALFGVSLEVQEGQIFAVLGPNGAGKTTLLKTLAGLLKDQPKKGTIAFRGQRIERRAPETVANLGIVYVPEDRGLFRELTVAENLELGLWGRRDDGIKRDLDFVYGMFPILEERARQQAETLSGGEQQMLALGRAMLRRPRLLMLDEPSLGLAPQVAKAVFDALRTISGTGTTILLVEQNARLALKIADQAAILEAGRVVLQGSAKELEANQDVREVYLGLGTADAGSPRGWRLYRKRRRW
- a CDS encoding ABC transporter ATP-binding protein; this encodes MGRLLEVKDLSLSFGGIKALAGVSMAIIDGETLAVIGPNGSGKTSLFNCITGIYRPSAGAITFKGESLLRLSPDAVTRRGIARTFQNLRLFLNMTVLDNLLLGRHIHFRKHFLEALLRLRAEEVRHRRRCEEIIEFLNLEPYRKSRVADCPFGVQKKIELGRALATEPALLLLDEPVSGLTAEEKEEVGYWIHEIRGRLGITILLVEHDLRVASRLASRMLALDHGVKMAEGTPEEVKRHPDVIRAYLGE
- a CDS encoding ABC transporter substrate-binding protein, which translates into the protein MRAKAVALLLLLTVLFSGAAWAQSRVPGVTDTEVVIGLTTPLSGPAAAWGNTAVAMEAWAKYVNDQGGVHGRKIKTVLKDDGYVPGRAVANLTEMKDSVFCVVGLLGSAILNASKDLVAEAKLPVINPYGNPAIWERQPPDKRRYVFVNYPDYVDEGDFLVTHAVNKLGAKKIAVFFQNDEYGKGGLEGVKKGLRGLGGKGSIVAEVSYELTDREMGTHALKVKDSAADTVIFYSTITHGANLIKEMTKVGYRPKLVSSFPMGDHHIMFRLLGDLWEGAHVNVLGTIVGEPEADKIVAILLKYEAKLKGKESTALAGAVPMMLAVEGLKRAGRNLTRETFVEAMETIKDYVPEKLTAPITFGPNRRHGLNAVRLMRAEKGNLVQVTGYQIFPPHF